DNA from Krasilnikovia cinnamomea:
CGCGGGCGGCGCTGGCCGTACCGGAGCGGCGCAGCCTCGCCCTGTCCACGATGGAGGCCCGCGCGGCGTGGAGCGCGGGCGGGGCCGCCGCGTTGGCGCACCTCGGCTGGGGAGTGGCCGTGGTGGGCACCGCCGCCGTCCTGAGCGCGGTCACCGGTGTCGCGCCGGAATGGGCCGCCGTGCTGCTGCTCGGCACGGTGGCCCTGAACGAGCCCGTGGCGGGGCTGCCGGACGCGGCCGTGGCCCGCCGCCGGGCGGCGGGCGCGCGGGCCCGGCTGGCCGCACTCGCCCCCTCGGCCCCCTGGACGAGTGCCGAGGGCGCGGGCGGGACCGGAACGTGGGCTGAGGGCGCGGACCGGGCCGCGACATCGGTCGAAGGCGCGGGCGGGGCCGGGGTCAGGGTCCGCGGGCTCGTGGCGGGCTGGCGCCCCGACGCACCACCGGCGCTGCGCGGGCTCGACCTGGACCTGCCCGCGGGCGGGCGGGTGGCGGTGCTCGGCGCGTCCGGCAGCGGCAAGTCCACGCTGGCCGCCGTGCTGGCCCGGCTGCTCGACCCGCGCGAAGGGACGGTGTGGATCGACGGCACGGATCTGCGTGCGCTGCCGGAGGAGGCCGTCCGCGGCACGATCGCCCTGGTCGGCGACGACACCGGACACGTCTTCGCCTCCACCGTACGGGAGAACCTGCGCCTGGCCCGCCCCCGCGCGACCGACGCCGACCTGCACGCCGTCCTGGCCCGGGTCGGCCTCGGCGACTGGCTGGCCCGGCTCCCGGACGGGCTCGACACCTGGCTCGGCACCGGCGGCGCCACCGTCTCCGGCGGGCAGCGGCGCCGGCTGGCGACCGCTCGCGCGCTGCTGGCCGGACCGCGCGTGCTCATCCTCGACGAACCGACCGAAGGCCTGGCCGAGGACGAGGCCGGACTGCTGATGGCGGACCTGCTGGCCGCCGGTGCGGGCCTGTCCGTGCTGCTGTTCACCCACCGCCGCGAGGGCCTGGACGCGGTCGACGCCGTGCACGTCCTGACCGAGGGGGCGCTGGCCGAACCGGTGCTGCGGTAGACGGCCCCGCGGCGGGCCTGTCCGGCACGCCGCCGGGCGGAGACACCGACTGCCCCGGCCCGCCGTGCACAGCCGGACCCGGGGCCGTCAGCGCGCGCCGTCGCCGTGCCAGGAGCGCCACAGCGCCGCGTAGGTGCCACCGGCCGCGACCAGTTCGTCGTGGCTGCCGAGCTCCACGACCCGGCCCGCGTCGAGCACCGCGACCCGGTCCGCGTCGCGGGCGGTCTGCAACCGGTGGGCCACCACGACGACGGTGCGCTCGCGCAGCACGGCGGCCAGCGCCCGCTCGGCGCCCCGCGCGGTCCGGGGGTCCAGCAGCGCGGTGGCCTCGTCGAGCAGGACCGTGTGCGGGTTCGCCAGCACCACCCGGGCGAGCGCCACCTGCTGGGCGCGGGCGCCGTCGAGCGGGTGGCGGCCGAGGTCGGTGTCCAGCCCGGCCGGTAGCTCGTCGAGCCAGTTCACGCCGACCGTGGCCAGGGCCGCGCGCAGGTGCGTGTCCGTGGCCCGGGGGGCCGCCAGCCGCAGGTTGTCGCGCAGCGAGTCGCGGAAGACGTGGTGCTCCTGGGTGACGAGGACGAGCTGGCGGCGCAGCAGCCCCGGGGGCAGGTCGGCGACGGGCACGCCACCGACCGTGACCGTACCGGCGCGCGGGCGGTCCACCCCGGCCAGCAGCCGGACGAGGGTGGACTTTCCGGCGCCGGAGACGCCGACGACCGCGAGCCGCTCCCCCGGCCGCACGGTGAGGTCGACGCCGCGCAGCACGTCCGGCCCGCCGTCGTAGGCGTACCACACCCCGGTCATCTCGATGCGGTCCCCGGCGGGGGCGGCGGTGCCGGGGGCCGGGGCGGGCGGGACCGCGGCCAGGCCCTCGACCCGGGCGTACGCCGCCCCGCTGGCCTGCAGGCGCTCCATCCAGACCAGGATGATGTCCAGCGGGGCGGCGAGCTGGCGCAGGTACAGCGCGCAGGCGGTGACCGCGCCGAGGCTGAGTTCGGCGTGCCGGTGCAGGGCGCCGCCGAGCAGCAGCACGGCGACCACGGGCAGCACATAGGACACGTCCACGAGCGGGAACAGCACGCTGCGCAGGAACAAGGTCCGCAGCCGGGCCCGCCGGACCCGGTCGACGGCGACCCGGCCGCCGGCGAGGCGGCGACCCTGCAGGCCGAGGGCCTCGACGGTACGGGCTCCCGCGACGGTCGCCGCCAGCTCGTCGGCGAGGGCGGAGCCGGCGGCGCCTTCCTCCAGGTAGGCGGCCCGGGCCCGGCGCAGGTACCAGCGGACCGCGATCGCCGCCGCGCCGAGGGAAAGCAGCCCGGCCGCGCCGAGCACCGGAGCGACCAGCAGCACCGCCCCGAGCAGGAACACCGCCTGGGTGGCGGCGACGAACACCTCGGGTACGGCGTCGCGCAGCGTGGCCGCGACGGCGCCGACGTCACCCGTGCCCCGCGCGGCCAGGTCGCCCGCGGGCACCCGTTCGATCGTGGCGGGGGTCAGGCCCAGCGCCCGGTCGAGGAACTGTTCCCGGACCCGGGCCGCGGTCCGCTCCCCGAACCGGTGCGCGACCAGCAGCGTCCACCGGGTGAGCAGGATCTGCGCCGCCGTGGCGGCCACGATGCCCAGGGCCAGCCGGTCCACCCCGGCCACCGCGGCGGCGCCCTCGGCGGCGACGGCGTCGACGATCTGCCCGAGCAGCCGCGGCGGGGCCAGCCCGGCGGCCGCGGCCAGGGCGGCGAGCCCGACCATGCCGGTGACGGCGCGCGCCTCGGCGGACAACAGCCCCGCCATGGCGCGGCGCACCCGGCGCCCGTCCGCGACCGGCAGGCCGTCCACCCGGCCGCCCGCCGCGCGGCGACCACCGGCCGCGCCGCC
Protein-coding regions in this window:
- a CDS encoding ABC transporter ATP-binding protein, with product MAGLLSAEARAVTGMVGLAALAAAAGLAPPRLLGQIVDAVAAEGAAAVAGVDRLALGIVAATAAQILLTRWTLLVAHRFGERTAARVREQFLDRALGLTPATIERVPAGDLAARGTGDVGAVAATLRDAVPEVFVAATQAVFLLGAVLLVAPVLGAAGLLSLGAAAIAVRWYLRRARAAYLEEGAAGSALADELAATVAGARTVEALGLQGRRLAGGRVAVDRVRRARLRTLFLRSVLFPLVDVSYVLPVVAVLLLGGALHRHAELSLGAVTACALYLRQLAAPLDIILVWMERLQASGAAYARVEGLAAVPPAPAPGTAAPAGDRIEMTGVWYAYDGGPDVLRGVDLTVRPGERLAVVGVSGAGKSTLVRLLAGVDRPRAGTVTVGGVPVADLPPGLLRRQLVLVTQEHHVFRDSLRDNLRLAAPRATDTHLRAALATVGVNWLDELPAGLDTDLGRHPLDGARAQQVALARVVLANPHTVLLDEATALLDPRTARGAERALAAVLRERTVVVVAHRLQTARDADRVAVLDAGRVVELGSHDELVAAGGTYAALWRSWHGDGAR